The Paenibacillus sophorae genome has a segment encoding these proteins:
- a CDS encoding voltage-gated chloride channel family protein, protein MKGKKKMNAARQKWALWSEKWRFAALAVTLLKWVALGSGVGILSGTASAFFLKSLDYVTDLRMANPWLLFLLPLGGALVSFLYLKVGKNSGKGNNLILEQINNGNETIPLRMAPLVLFGTLITHLFGGSAGREGTAVQMGGSLAEWFGRILRVRSLDRKILLICGISGGFGSIFGTPLAGTVFGLEVLAIGLISHEALIPAFVAAFTGNLVTTSFWGVSHTHYHIGEVPGLTWIVVLKVVLASILFGLTSIAFSELTHALKKGYTKLFKNPMLKSAVGGVVIIGLVYLLGTRDYLGLGIPLIQSSFTETVSPFAFLGKLVFTSLTLGAGFQGGEVTPLFAIGATLGNALSGFLHLYAPFLAGLGFISVFCGATNTPIACFLMGIELFGSDAAIYMFIACLVSYLFSGHTGIYTSQLIGTSKSQLLPIPQGTTLAAVKDLRKQKDKGTPGSEKS, encoded by the coding sequence ATGAAGGGAAAGAAGAAGATGAATGCTGCAAGACAAAAGTGGGCGCTGTGGAGCGAAAAATGGAGATTTGCCGCTCTTGCAGTCACGCTGCTCAAATGGGTGGCTCTCGGGAGCGGTGTGGGCATACTTTCCGGCACGGCCTCCGCGTTTTTTCTGAAAAGTCTGGACTATGTGACCGATCTGAGAATGGCCAACCCCTGGCTGCTGTTTCTGCTTCCGCTCGGCGGGGCGCTGGTCAGCTTCCTCTACCTCAAGGTCGGCAAGAACAGCGGGAAGGGAAACAACCTGATTCTTGAACAAATCAATAATGGCAACGAGACGATTCCGCTGCGGATGGCGCCGCTCGTCTTATTCGGAACCTTAATCACCCACTTGTTCGGAGGGTCTGCGGGCCGTGAGGGTACAGCCGTGCAAATGGGCGGCAGCCTGGCCGAATGGTTCGGCAGAATACTCCGCGTCCGGTCCCTCGACCGCAAAATCCTGCTGATCTGCGGCATAAGCGGCGGGTTCGGCTCAATTTTCGGGACACCTTTGGCGGGCACGGTGTTTGGCCTTGAGGTGCTTGCGATCGGCTTGATCAGTCATGAGGCGCTGATTCCGGCTTTTGTGGCCGCTTTTACGGGAAATTTGGTCACGACATCGTTCTGGGGCGTTTCCCATACTCATTACCATATCGGCGAAGTGCCCGGTTTAACGTGGATCGTCGTCCTTAAGGTCGTACTCGCTTCGATCCTGTTCGGGCTGACCAGTATTGCATTCAGTGAATTGACTCATGCGCTGAAAAAAGGGTACACCAAGCTGTTCAAGAACCCTATGCTGAAAAGCGCGGTGGGCGGCGTGGTCATCATCGGTCTGGTCTATTTGCTGGGAACCCGGGATTATCTGGGGCTAGGCATTCCGCTTATTCAGAGCTCTTTTACGGAGACCGTTTCTCCGTTCGCTTTTTTGGGCAAGCTGGTCTTTACTTCTCTTACCTTGGGCGCCGGATTTCAGGGAGGCGAGGTGACTCCTTTGTTCGCAATCGGAGCAACTCTGGGGAACGCGCTGTCCGGATTTTTGCATTTGTATGCTCCTTTTTTGGCGGGCCTCGGATTTATCTCTGTATTTTGCGGCGCAACCAACACCCCGATTGCATGCTTTCTGATGGGGATTGAGTTATTCGGGTCGGACGCGGCCATTTACATGTTTATCGCATGTCTGGTCAGTTATCTGTTCTCGGGCCATACGGGCATTTACACCTCTCAACTAATCGGGACATCCAAGAGCCAGCTCCTGCCGATCCCTCAAGGGACAACCTTGGCGGCTGTGAAAGATCTTAGGAAGCAGAAGGACAAGGGAACTCCCGGTTCGGAGAAAAGTTAA
- a CDS encoding carbohydrate ABC transporter permease has product MNYSRYSKAFLAVISFALLIIQVYPLVWVFISSFKAPTDFSSSNPLSLPSKFTFENYLSVWRKGNLGTYFSNSLIVAVTTIVLVILFSAMAAFVIEKMRFKWAQSVLFLFLCGIMIPIQVVLIPLFILYNKTGIINTLTSLILPQVGFALPISIYLFVSFYKYISNEIMEAAVMDGCGIYQVFWRMIFPLSRNTIVTVVVMNLIFIWNEFIFANTFIHDLSSRTIPVGLMDYIGQYGLTDWGATYAAISITTIPTMLVYFIFNKSVISGMTAGATKG; this is encoded by the coding sequence ATGAACTATTCCCGCTATTCCAAGGCGTTTCTGGCGGTCATTTCCTTCGCTTTGCTTATCATTCAAGTGTACCCGCTCGTGTGGGTGTTCATCTCCAGTTTCAAGGCGCCCACCGATTTTTCAAGCAGTAATCCGCTCAGCCTGCCCAGCAAGTTCACCTTCGAAAATTATCTCAGCGTGTGGCGGAAAGGGAATTTGGGCACTTATTTTTCCAACAGCCTCATCGTCGCCGTGACGACCATCGTTCTGGTGATTCTGTTCAGCGCAATGGCCGCGTTCGTGATCGAGAAGATGCGTTTTAAATGGGCCCAAAGCGTGCTGTTCCTGTTCTTGTGCGGTATCATGATCCCGATCCAGGTCGTGCTTATTCCGCTGTTTATTCTGTATAACAAAACGGGGATTATCAACACGCTCACTTCCCTCATTTTGCCTCAGGTGGGATTTGCGCTGCCGATCTCGATCTATCTGTTCGTAAGCTTTTACAAATATATCTCGAACGAGATTATGGAGGCCGCCGTCATGGACGGCTGCGGGATTTATCAGGTGTTCTGGCGGATGATTTTCCCGCTGTCGCGCAATACGATCGTCACGGTTGTCGTCATGAATCTGATTTTTATCTGGAATGAGTTTATCTTCGCCAATACCTTCATTCACGACCTGAGCTCGCGGACGATCCCGGTTGGTCTGATGGATTACATCGGCCAGTACGGCTTAACGGATTGGGGAGCGACCTATGCTGCTATCAGCATCACAACAATTCCGACCATGCTGGTCTACTTCATTTTTAACAAAAGCGTGATCTCCGGCATGACCGCAGGTGCAACCAAAGGTTGA
- a CDS encoding family 43 glycosylhydrolase yields the protein MSNLFYKPEGAWVGDLIPFYNNGTFRLFYLHDWRENKSIHGEGTSWFELRTSDFVHYEEKGEMLKHGSLSEQDLNCYTGSIIEAEGEFHLFYTGLNPYPDFTEDGEPLQCVMHAVSRDMESWRKIPEDTFYSDGIQYERHDWRDPFVFWNEEEREYWMLLAARNKEGPSRRRGCIALCASKDLKKWEIRKPFWDPKMYITHECPDLFRIGEWWYLVYSTFSDRFVTHYRMSKSLSGPWTAPRNDAFDARAFYAAKTWSDGNRRYAFGWDPSKENEDDYGDWQWAGNLVVHEVVQEPDGTLTVRIPETVSRHFADKQAAEWGARLGEWMVSGERISADADETFSCISAGSMPETCMISARLSFSEGTRSCGIMLRASENLDEAYYVRLEPIHNRLVFDMWPRRVKGEAQWHINGDRPQAVELEVPIELQADTVYDIRIVVENSVCVVYLADRVAMTTRLYNLKTGSWGCFVQEGRAQFEQASLSVPSEQEVNR from the coding sequence ATGTCGAACCTGTTTTACAAGCCGGAGGGGGCTTGGGTGGGAGATCTCATTCCCTTTTACAATAACGGTACATTCCGGTTGTTCTATCTCCATGATTGGAGGGAGAATAAGAGTATTCACGGAGAAGGGACCTCCTGGTTCGAGCTCCGCACAAGCGATTTCGTGCACTATGAGGAAAAAGGCGAAATGCTGAAGCATGGAAGCCTCAGCGAGCAAGACTTGAATTGTTATACCGGCTCCATTATTGAAGCCGAAGGCGAATTCCATCTGTTCTACACGGGCCTGAATCCGTACCCGGACTTCACGGAGGATGGCGAGCCGCTCCAATGCGTCATGCACGCCGTAAGCAGGGATATGGAGTCGTGGCGGAAAATTCCCGAGGACACCTTCTATTCAGACGGGATTCAATATGAAAGGCATGACTGGCGCGATCCCTTCGTGTTCTGGAACGAGGAGGAGAGGGAATACTGGATGCTGCTCGCCGCAAGGAACAAGGAAGGCCCGTCCCGGCGCCGGGGGTGCATCGCATTGTGCGCTTCCAAGGATCTTAAGAAATGGGAAATCCGCAAGCCGTTCTGGGACCCGAAAATGTACATTACCCATGAGTGCCCGGACTTGTTCCGGATCGGGGAATGGTGGTATCTGGTATACTCCACGTTCTCGGACCGGTTCGTCACCCATTACCGCATGAGCAAATCTTTAAGCGGGCCTTGGACGGCGCCGAGGAACGACGCGTTTGACGCCAGAGCGTTCTACGCCGCGAAGACATGGAGCGACGGAAACCGGCGGTACGCGTTCGGCTGGGACCCCAGCAAGGAGAACGAGGACGATTATGGAGATTGGCAGTGGGCCGGCAATCTGGTCGTGCACGAGGTCGTTCAGGAACCGGACGGAACGTTGACGGTGCGCATACCGGAGACCGTATCCCGGCATTTCGCAGATAAGCAGGCTGCGGAGTGGGGGGCTCGGCTCGGGGAGTGGATGGTGTCCGGGGAACGCATCTCTGCGGACGCTGACGAAACCTTCTCCTGCATCTCGGCCGGCTCCATGCCCGAAACGTGCATGATTTCGGCTCGGCTGTCCTTCTCCGAAGGGACGAGAAGCTGCGGCATCATGCTCCGGGCCAGCGAAAATCTGGATGAAGCCTACTATGTTCGCCTCGAACCGATTCATAACCGGCTTGTATTCGACATGTGGCCCCGGCGGGTGAAGGGTGAGGCACAGTGGCATATCAACGGCGACCGCCCCCAAGCGGTTGAGCTGGAAGTACCGATTGAATTGCAAGCGGATACGGTTTATGATATCCGGATCGTGGTGGAGAATTCCGTATGCGTCGTGTACTTGGCCGACCGGGTCGCCATGACGACACGCCTTTATAATTTGAAGACCGGAAGCTGGGGCTGCTTTGTCCAGGAAGGCCGGGCGCAATTTGAACAGGCATCTCTATCCGTTCCAAGCGAACAGGAGGTCAATAGATGA
- a CDS encoding response regulator produces MYKLFIADDEQLVVETLSTMIDWNASGVRIVGTANNGKQALERILESDPDVVLTDIRMPGMSGLELIRALKERGCKAECIIVSGYSEFEYAKEAIELEAVDYLIKPAELEEVSRTVLRAIERLERKRDPAGNRPELRIAKALDRAVFTDLIVHAKRPSFDQKPYERYDQFAAIVIGSPAALWLERMKNNGVTDALLSFLANRGIDVELLYEQQKVILLCMAVLEESESLPEILMAAAAAFSTCGSPDADDLALSFGIGPVVSGVMDAHRSFLAADQACQMGLFFGVPVTDGNCWPEIVCASERWLSDWSEQIESFTRYEQKQFDELLERWTEWGRERWMAPVSLKKTGIQWVNRLLDLTERDYGIKIESVIGDRTRLIEGMLEAPDWASLQKQCHDCAQGVQFYLNVTKTTLKEKVVQEIKAYLESHYHENIQLDQLSERFDLNASYVSHLYSKSTGQTILEYITLLRIQQAKRMLRESSFKISKISQHVGYDNQRYFCQVFKKHVGVSPGQYREDHMIRVEGSRFV; encoded by the coding sequence ATGTATAAACTGTTTATAGCGGATGATGAACAGCTTGTGGTGGAAACGCTATCAACCATGATTGACTGGAACGCCTCCGGGGTGCGGATCGTGGGAACGGCCAACAACGGCAAGCAGGCGCTGGAACGGATTCTGGAGTCCGACCCGGACGTTGTCCTGACGGATATTCGTATGCCCGGCATGAGCGGGCTGGAGCTGATCCGCGCCTTGAAGGAAAGAGGCTGCAAAGCGGAGTGTATCATCGTGAGCGGGTATTCCGAGTTTGAATACGCCAAAGAAGCGATTGAGCTGGAGGCGGTGGACTATTTGATCAAGCCGGCCGAGCTTGAGGAAGTGTCCCGGACCGTCTTAAGGGCGATTGAGCGTCTGGAGCGTAAAAGGGACCCGGCGGGAAATCGCCCGGAGCTGCGAATTGCCAAAGCGCTGGATCGGGCGGTGTTCACCGATCTAATCGTTCATGCCAAACGTCCGTCGTTCGATCAGAAGCCGTACGAACGATATGACCAGTTTGCGGCCATCGTGATCGGAAGCCCGGCGGCGCTTTGGCTCGAACGGATGAAGAACAATGGCGTTACGGATGCCCTTCTCAGCTTTTTGGCGAATCGCGGAATCGATGTGGAGCTGCTCTACGAGCAGCAGAAAGTCATCTTGTTATGCATGGCCGTGCTGGAGGAATCCGAGTCCTTACCCGAAATTCTGATGGCTGCGGCCGCAGCGTTCTCGACTTGCGGCTCCCCGGACGCGGACGATCTTGCCTTGTCATTTGGAATCGGCCCGGTTGTAAGCGGAGTCATGGATGCGCATCGCTCTTTTCTGGCGGCGGACCAGGCCTGTCAAATGGGTCTGTTCTTCGGCGTTCCGGTAACGGACGGGAACTGTTGGCCGGAGATTGTCTGCGCTTCCGAAAGATGGCTCTCCGACTGGTCTGAGCAGATTGAATCTTTTACCCGTTACGAACAAAAACAGTTTGATGAGCTGCTCGAACGCTGGACGGAGTGGGGGAGGGAGCGATGGATGGCTCCCGTTTCCCTGAAGAAGACCGGCATTCAGTGGGTGAACCGGCTGCTCGATCTGACCGAGCGGGACTATGGAATCAAAATCGAGAGCGTGATCGGAGACCGCACGCGGCTGATTGAAGGGATGCTGGAAGCGCCGGATTGGGCGTCATTGCAGAAACAGTGCCACGATTGTGCGCAGGGTGTACAGTTTTATCTAAATGTAACGAAGACGACCCTGAAGGAAAAGGTGGTTCAAGAAATCAAGGCTTATCTGGAATCCCACTATCATGAAAATATCCAGCTCGACCAATTGTCGGAGCGGTTCGACCTTAACGCATCCTATGTCAGCCACTTATATTCCAAATCGACCGGGCAGACGATTCTTGAATATATCACATTGCTGCGTATTCAGCAGGCGAAACGGATGCTGAGGGAGAGCAGCTTCAAAATCTCTAAAATCTCGCAGCATGTCGGCTACGATAACCAGCGGTATTTCTGCCAGGTGTTCAAGAAGCATGTAGGCGTAAGCCCCGGCCAGTACAGAGAGGATCATATGATCAGAGTCGAAGGAAGCCGTTTCGTCTAA
- a CDS encoding ABC transporter substrate-binding protein, whose protein sequence is MKAYGKWLILALSLVVLTALVSACGGGSNTGSTAENGSGAPENAGQKAEKKTYKWFVARGVDSPPAVTVKEIADEFSKTHPEFELVLEGTGDRPSYLQKLRTLIASNEMPAMFDTDPDAYASKLIEKGKLVDTKKLLQDLGKYDAFRPVALQYQQFADGSMYTLPIEYGIEVFWYNIKMFKDLGLQPPKTFDEFLKVAETFKQNGITPIAVDGKDKWPVLRYLAFEPFRMTGNDFIENVKQGKASFKDPAGMAGINLVHELGTNGYFQQGFSSTDYTAARDLFLAGKTGIYYMGSWETMNFSNDKLSADMKDNIGFFRLPMMEGAKTAENDYFINSGIGVAFNQETFDDTMKEFVKFLLEKYPEAYTKKGQFSPFNYSLDQAQGMPEVFYKIQDEIAKSGSVFAVPWDTRLDPATNELLGNELNALALGAHTPDDFADLMDQAIKENAPKYFK, encoded by the coding sequence ATGAAAGCTTACGGTAAATGGTTAATTCTAGCGTTATCGCTTGTCGTCCTGACAGCTTTGGTAAGCGCTTGCGGAGGCGGCAGTAATACGGGCAGCACTGCGGAAAATGGTTCGGGAGCTCCTGAGAACGCGGGGCAAAAAGCAGAAAAGAAAACCTACAAATGGTTCGTGGCCCGCGGCGTAGACAGTCCTCCGGCCGTCACCGTGAAGGAAATCGCGGACGAATTCTCCAAGACGCATCCTGAATTTGAGCTGGTTCTGGAAGGTACGGGCGATCGCCCGTCCTACTTGCAGAAGCTGCGGACACTGATCGCAAGCAACGAGATGCCCGCCATGTTCGACACCGATCCCGACGCCTACGCTTCCAAACTGATAGAGAAAGGCAAGCTCGTGGATACGAAAAAACTGCTGCAGGACCTTGGAAAATACGACGCGTTCCGTCCGGTTGCCCTGCAATATCAGCAGTTTGCGGACGGCAGCATGTACACGCTCCCGATCGAATACGGGATCGAGGTGTTCTGGTACAACATCAAGATGTTTAAGGATCTCGGCCTGCAGCCGCCGAAGACGTTTGACGAGTTCCTTAAGGTTGCCGAGACGTTTAAGCAGAACGGGATTACGCCGATTGCCGTCGACGGCAAGGACAAATGGCCGGTTCTCCGGTACCTGGCATTCGAGCCTTTCCGCATGACCGGCAATGATTTCATCGAGAACGTCAAGCAAGGCAAGGCCTCCTTCAAGGACCCGGCCGGCATGGCAGGCATTAATCTCGTTCACGAACTCGGCACCAATGGGTACTTCCAGCAAGGATTTTCTTCAACGGATTATACGGCGGCTCGCGATTTGTTCCTGGCCGGCAAGACCGGCATCTACTATATGGGCTCGTGGGAAACGATGAATTTCTCCAACGATAAATTAAGCGCGGATATGAAGGACAATATCGGATTTTTCCGGCTCCCCATGATGGAAGGCGCCAAGACGGCGGAGAACGATTATTTCATCAATTCAGGCATCGGCGTTGCGTTCAATCAGGAGACCTTCGATGATACGATGAAGGAGTTCGTCAAATTCCTCCTGGAGAAATACCCGGAAGCTTATACGAAAAAAGGCCAGTTCTCGCCTTTCAATTATTCGCTGGATCAGGCGCAAGGGATGCCGGAGGTGTTCTACAAAATCCAGGACGAAATCGCGAAATCCGGAAGCGTCTTCGCCGTCCCGTGGGATACGCGCCTCGACCCGGCCACGAATGAGCTGCTCGGCAACGAGCTAAATGCCTTGGCGCTCGGTGCGCATACACCGGATGATTTTGCCGACCTGATGGATCAGGCGATTAAAGAAAACGCGCCGAAATATTTCAAATAA
- a CDS encoding stalk domain-containing protein: protein MTIRKNALLSILALSLLYSASAHAENAAKPDSQPAETASRPAGTVQAAPDAETALPSQTAPAPVSIYLDGSLLQTEAEPVNVNGTLLVPMRRLFEGQGAKLSWSNTDKTVTATKDGTTLTYRIGDLTATVNDRTVQLNAPGQISGGYTMVPLRFVSEALGSTVTWDQAARSVQITTMTFETTIRWGVNLRSSPGSGSSLPDAAGPSLKLVSRSADAGGLSPVSDASSPDAGGGLDILELLPTGSKVHVVREVDAFWLEVRTPDNQTGYISAKPKYTDYISPSLTDKQTDELITYGETFLGTPYVFGASPDQTGSFDCSSFVKRVFQDTLAIDLPRVSYDQAKAGKEVGLDELRKGDLLFFSARDLNIGHVAIYAGDNQLLHTYSEKYGVRTEAFSDYWKKRFVTARRVF, encoded by the coding sequence ATGACGATACGTAAAAACGCGCTGCTCTCCATCCTCGCCCTGTCCCTGTTATATTCAGCCTCCGCTCATGCGGAGAATGCGGCCAAGCCGGACAGCCAGCCGGCTGAAACAGCCTCCCGTCCGGCCGGGACCGTTCAGGCTGCTCCGGATGCCGAGACTGCCCTGCCGTCCCAGACGGCTCCCGCGCCGGTATCCATCTATTTGGACGGCTCGCTGCTTCAGACCGAGGCAGAGCCAGTTAATGTGAATGGCACACTGCTCGTTCCCATGCGCCGCCTGTTTGAGGGGCAGGGGGCCAAGCTGTCCTGGAGCAATACAGACAAGACGGTTACGGCAACGAAGGACGGCACGACTCTGACCTACCGCATCGGGGATCTTACCGCCACGGTGAACGACCGGACAGTGCAGCTGAATGCGCCCGGGCAAATATCCGGGGGATATACCATGGTTCCGCTGCGCTTCGTCAGCGAAGCTCTTGGCAGCACCGTTACCTGGGACCAGGCGGCACGTTCTGTCCAAATCACTACGATGACCTTCGAGACGACCATCCGGTGGGGCGTCAATCTGCGCAGCTCGCCGGGCTCGGGCAGCAGCTTGCCGGATGCGGCAGGCCCTTCGCTGAAACTGGTTAGCCGTTCAGCGGATGCGGGCGGCCTTTCGCCAGTTTCAGACGCCAGTTCGCCGGATGCGGGCGGCGGCTTAGACATTCTGGAGCTGCTGCCCACGGGATCGAAAGTCCATGTTGTGCGCGAAGTGGACGCTTTCTGGCTGGAGGTGCGGACCCCGGATAACCAGACGGGATACATATCCGCGAAACCGAAGTATACCGACTATATCAGCCCGTCCCTGACCGACAAGCAGACAGACGAGCTAATCACCTACGGCGAGACCTTTCTTGGCACACCGTATGTATTCGGAGCTTCGCCGGATCAGACAGGCAGCTTCGACTGTTCTTCCTTTGTAAAGCGCGTCTTTCAGGATACGCTCGCGATTGATCTTCCCCGCGTGTCCTACGATCAGGCCAAGGCAGGCAAGGAGGTCGGGTTGGACGAGCTGCGCAAAGGCGACCTGCTGTTCTTCAGCGCACGCGATTTGAACATAGGACATGTCGCCATCTACGCGGGGGACAACCAGCTGCTGCATACCTATTCGGAGAAATACGGCGTCCGCACCGAAGCCTTCAGCGACTATTGGAAGAAACGGTTCGTGACGGCGCGGCGGGTGTTTTAG
- a CDS encoding carbohydrate ABC transporter permease yields the protein MDKILRNRKAVLVFLLPALLVYVFTVLAPILWSMYFSFFSWDGVSDMVYIGLDNYTKMFGGDKTFWKAFSNNLIYVFIIVAMQVFLGLLVAILLTSITKGRELFKTLYFAPAIITSVAIAQLFTSVYSFEPVGMLNFILQQLGLGAWSKPWLSDLKWALGAVSVPEGWRYIGLYMIILYTALLSIPSDIEEAARIDGASSWDLFWSIKMPLIKPVLTVSIIMATTGALKGFDIPYLMTNGGPGRVTELLPTYMYKTAFSSLDFGYGSAMAVFIVIESLIAVAFIRRMMESKET from the coding sequence ATGGATAAAATCCTCCGCAATCGCAAAGCCGTTCTCGTCTTCCTGCTGCCGGCATTGCTGGTGTATGTGTTCACCGTTCTGGCTCCCATCCTTTGGTCGATGTATTTCAGCTTCTTCTCCTGGGATGGGGTTTCCGATATGGTCTATATCGGCCTCGATAATTACACCAAAATGTTTGGCGGCGACAAGACGTTCTGGAAGGCGTTCAGCAATAACCTGATCTATGTTTTCATAATTGTGGCCATGCAGGTGTTTCTCGGTTTGTTGGTTGCCATTCTGTTGACCAGCATCACCAAAGGCAGGGAATTGTTTAAAACGCTGTACTTCGCCCCCGCGATTATCACCTCGGTAGCCATAGCGCAGCTGTTCACAAGCGTATACTCGTTCGAGCCGGTCGGCATGTTGAACTTTATTCTGCAGCAGCTCGGTTTGGGAGCGTGGAGCAAGCCCTGGCTGTCCGACCTGAAATGGGCGCTAGGCGCCGTATCGGTGCCCGAAGGCTGGCGTTATATCGGCCTTTATATGATCATTTTGTATACCGCGCTTCTGTCCATTCCTTCCGATATCGAGGAGGCGGCTAGAATTGACGGGGCTTCTTCCTGGGACCTGTTCTGGTCGATAAAAATGCCGCTGATTAAGCCGGTGCTGACGGTTTCGATCATTATGGCTACTACCGGTGCTCTAAAAGGGTTCGATATCCCGTATCTCATGACGAATGGGGGACCGGGGCGGGTAACGGAGCTGCTGCCGACTTATATGTACAAAACCGCATTCTCCAGTCTGGACTTCGGCTACGGCAGCGCGATGGCCGTATTTATCGTCATAGAAAGCCTCATTGCCGTCGCCTTTATCAGACGGATGATGGAGAGTAAGGAGACCTGA
- a CDS encoding sensor histidine kinase, whose protein sequence is MKITRPFLSISIRSKIIILSIGCSLLPLVLIASLTFVYLSKVAENKVSDTTSNLLGSINWNIQTFVNDVETISKLMLSSRDVQNFLSYDKHEFKKIYDLQNDTRNLIVNISNNKSYIRYVYVGSEQRELIVTNQWDRFTYDHIYQAVSRSKWYRQVSDMGGRGLWLNSDEVRLVKNSPDLLLYGKRLNNLDTLEPIGMLIISIDRRVFDEMFKDITNAENGHLMILDQNQVIFYNSRTADLQQIPQKELNLLYDLPERGTRIDTVGGERYVVTFDTNPGTRWKVVSMIPYSNINSEVVLIRNVTLTLTLVAFLLAAYGSYLISKRITKQLTLLSSVARKAAKREEIEGILFEEKDEIGKIGNQFLRTFRTNSELSDKLIEAKLKEKEAELHALQSQINPHFLYNTLNSIYLMAERISAKNISKMVMSLSNFFKLSLNNGDYITTVGNEIDQVKNYLEIQNIRYNGKFEVAIDLEPGIEQIRMLKLLIQPLVENAIFHGIELKEDKGNIAIRGRREGETLVFEVEDDGVGFDAAGMRPRGYALRNIQERIQLHYGQDRGIRIDSVPGAGTKVTLEIGIID, encoded by the coding sequence ATGAAAATAACCCGGCCGTTCCTGTCGATCAGCATTCGGAGCAAAATCATCATTTTGTCCATCGGCTGTTCCCTGCTGCCGCTTGTCCTGATTGCCTCCTTGACCTTTGTCTATTTGAGCAAAGTGGCTGAGAACAAGGTGTCCGACACCACCTCCAATTTGCTCGGCTCCATCAACTGGAATATCCAGACCTTCGTGAATGACGTCGAGACGATTTCGAAGCTGATGCTGTCTTCACGCGACGTACAGAACTTCCTTTCTTATGACAAGCACGAATTCAAAAAAATCTACGACCTCCAGAATGACACCCGGAACCTGATCGTCAATATTTCCAACAACAAATCGTATATTCGTTATGTGTACGTCGGCAGTGAGCAAAGGGAGCTGATCGTCACGAACCAGTGGGACCGGTTCACTTACGATCATATTTATCAGGCGGTCTCCCGGTCGAAATGGTATCGGCAGGTGAGCGACATGGGGGGCCGGGGATTGTGGCTGAACAGCGATGAGGTCCGTCTCGTCAAAAATAGTCCGGATTTGCTGCTGTACGGTAAACGCTTAAACAACCTGGATACGCTCGAACCGATCGGCATGCTGATTATCTCCATCGACAGGCGGGTATTCGACGAAATGTTCAAAGACATCACGAATGCGGAGAATGGGCATCTGATGATTCTGGATCAGAACCAAGTCATTTTTTACAATTCCCGGACCGCCGATTTACAGCAGATTCCGCAAAAGGAACTGAACCTGCTCTACGATCTGCCTGAACGTGGCACCCGCATCGATACGGTGGGTGGAGAACGGTATGTCGTCACCTTCGATACGAATCCGGGGACCCGGTGGAAGGTGGTCAGCATGATCCCCTATTCCAACATCAATTCGGAAGTCGTCCTGATCCGCAATGTTACGCTTACCTTGACACTGGTGGCTTTCCTGCTTGCTGCCTATGGTTCGTATCTGATCTCCAAACGGATTACCAAGCAGTTGACCCTGCTCTCCTCCGTCGCCCGAAAGGCAGCCAAACGGGAGGAAATCGAAGGCATCCTCTTTGAGGAGAAGGACGAAATCGGGAAGATCGGCAATCAATTCCTGCGAACCTTCCGCACCAACAGCGAATTATCCGACAAACTGATCGAAGCCAAGCTGAAGGAGAAGGAGGCGGAGCTGCATGCGCTGCAAAGTCAGATCAACCCGCATTTTCTGTACAATACACTGAATTCCATCTATCTGATGGCGGAGCGAATTAGCGCCAAGAATATTTCCAAAATGGTCATGTCCCTGTCCAATTTCTTCAAATTGAGCTTGAACAACGGGGATTATATTACGACTGTCGGCAACGAAATCGACCAGGTGAAGAATTATCTGGAGATTCAAAACATCCGCTATAACGGAAAATTTGAGGTGGCCATTGACCTGGAGCCGGGAATCGAGCAGATCCGCATGCTGAAGCTCCTGATCCAGCCGCTGGTCGAGAATGCGATCTTTCATGGAATCGAGTTAAAAGAGGATAAAGGGAACATCGCCATTCGGGGCCGCAGAGAAGGAGAGACGCTGGTATTCGAGGTCGAGGATGACGGAGTCGGGTTCGATGCTGCGGGTATGCGGCCGAGAGGATATGCTTTAAGAAACATACAGGAGAGAATCCAACTGCATTACGGTCAAGACCGCGGGATTCGCATTGACAGCGTTCCGGGCGCCGGAACCAAAGTTACCCTTGAGATCGGCATCATCGATTAA